Below is a window of Cytobacillus firmus DNA.
CACTCCCATCTCACCCAATTCCTTAAGCACTGCTATCACGTTCTCTGAGTAATTGATCAGGGAAGACTCGGTCAATTCAATCTCAAGCAATGATGCGTCCAGACAATTCTCATCCAATGCTGCCTTTATCGTGGAAACAAAACAGCTTTTCAAAAAGCTCAGCGGAGAGATGTTCACTGATATCGGAACAATCGGCAGCCCGCTTTCCTTCCAGGAATGAATCTGCCTGCATACCTTCCTTATCACGTATTCGCCTATATCTACGATTAAACCGGTTTCTTCTGCAACGGGGATAAACTCCAGCGGTGAAACTCTGCCCCATTCCGGATGATTCCATCTTAATAAAGCTTCCGCACTTAGTATTTTCCGTGTTTTCGTATCAACTCTTGGCTGGTATTCAAGAAAAAACTCGTCATTCTGAAGTGCTTTCCGCATATCCTGTTCCAAAGTAAAAAGCTTATAAGATTCAATATCCATGGAGGGATGGTAAGCCTGGAATCTATTATTCCCTTTCTGCTTGGCATGGTATAGGGAAGATTCCGTATTTCTGACCAATTCATCAGCCGTACTCCCATTATCCGGATATAAACTAATGCCTATAGACGGGGTAATACTGAGCTCAAAGCTGTTGATATGGAATGGTTCAGAGAAAATTTGATTAATGGACTCCGCTAATTGCGCAGGATCCTCCTTCTCCTGGATAGGTTCCTTAATAACTGCGAATTGATCACCGGAAATTCTTGCTGAAAAACAGACTGAATTTAGCTTCTCCTTCATTCTTTGTGAAACAAGCCTAAGAAGTTCATCTCCTGATGAGTGTCCAAATGTATCATTAATCTGTTTTAAGCGCTGCAAGTCAAAAAACAAGATGGCAAATCCCTGGTGTTCAGCGTCTTCAATAAGGGTTTGGAGCTTCTGATCAAAGTACCGCCGGTTCGGCAGATCTGTCAAATGATCATAAAAAGCCATACGCCTCATTCTTTTTTCAAGCCATTTTTGTTCCGTTATATCCGTTACAAATCCATCAACGCGTATAAGCTCTCCTTTTTCATTCAGATACGGGATACTGTGATCATTAATCCATCTGAACTCACCGGACTTATGAACAATCCGATATTGATAGCGGATGCTATTCCCATTCAGAAGTTTAACCCGCTCTGCCTCTACTACCTGCATATCCTCCGGATGGATTACATTGTTCCACAAATCGAAGTCGGCAATAAACTCCTCGGCCGTGTAGCCGAAAATCCCTTCTACCCCTCTCGAAAAATGAAGAACCTTTCTTTCCAGTAAATCTGCAGAATAAATGCCCACATCAAGATTTTCATATATCTGTCCAATTTTCCGCTCGTTTTCATAGAGTTTTTCTTCCATGCGCCGCTTTTCGGTTATATCCTGAATGGTGGCAATGATTTTGGGCGATCTATCTCCATCTGCAAAATAATCTGCCCGATGGTGAATATACCGTTCTTCACCATCCTGCCTGATCATCCTGCATACCAGGTCCACACTGTCCTTTTCTTTGAGAAGCCTTTTAAACTGCTTTTCAAAGGCCGGGCGGTCATCCTGATGAAGATAGCTCAAATACATTTGATAGTCCGGGAAAAAATCTTTTTGAGGCTTTAGACCAAAAATCCGAAACAGCTGATCAGTCCAAAATCCTTTATCGGCTTCAACATCGTACTCCAGGCTTCCAATGTTGGCGATCTTTTGGGCCTGGTTGAGGTTATTTTTTATTTTAGTCAATTCCATTTGATGGATGTAATATTCAGTCATATCTTTTGGATTGATATCATCTTCCTGCGAGTTTAATTCTTTCACTCCAAACATCCTTTCCAAACAAAATGGCAACTAAAAAAACATTTTTATGTCGCCATGGCAGCTACAATACTTTAGATCACCAGCTGGTGTCTTTCCCATCGGTAAAAATTACCCTTGATTAGAATATTTTAACATAGGAGTATTTTCCTAATAACTGATCAATCCAAAATATTACTTTGTAATATCTTCCATTACTTATCCTCTGGCCAATGTAAATGAACATACCGATGCAGCTCCTCGTTCCTTCAAAACCTTCGCTGCATGGTATAAAGTAGATCCAGTTGTATAAATATCGTCGATGAGGAGGATATTCTTGTCTTTAACCGCTGTCTCTGGAAATAACTCGAAGACCTGTGTTAGATGTATGCGCTCTTTTCGCGATTTTTTTGATTGTTTTTCCGAATGGCTGCGCTGAAGAAGCTCTACAGTTGTAAAGCCTGCTTCCTGAATAAGGGCAGATGATTGATTGAATCCTCTTTCGTAAATCCGCTCAGGACTTAGCGGGATGGGAACGAGGAAGTCGAAATGAAGAGACTGGAGTCTTTCAATTATGAAAGGGGAGAATGCTTTAGCTAGGATATAATCACCGCGGAACTTATAGCGGGCAATTGTCTCTTTTAAAAAGTCATCATAACCGAAAATAGAATGGTTTTTATCAAGCTGTCCTGACCAGACTGTGTCCTGGTTCCACCTTACGCAATCTTTGCATAGATTCCCTTTTCGAAATTGGGGATCTAGCGTGCTGAAGGGGCGGCTGCATTTACCGCAAGTATCGCCTTTGATAACTGGGAGTTTGTCGGTGCAGGTCTGGCATAAACAATTCTCTTTTGGCCGCGACCAAAGGGTTGTCCAGCTGACAACGGACAGGATTTCTTCATGGCATATTAAACAGTTAATAGTCAATCAATCCTTTCTTTTTGGCTTCAGTGTTCATTTTAAGAATTTGCTTTCGTGCCTTGACCATGCTTTCGGTTTTACCGTAATGGAAAAAGGTAATATCTCCAGTTGGAAATTGAGCACTTCTTCCAACCCTGCCTGCGATCTGGACTAGAGCGCTTTCTGTGAAGATGCGGTCTTCTGCTCCCAGAACAGCTACATCTACGTTAGGAAACGTTACGCCTCTTTCAAGGATGGTTGTTGTTAGGAGCATGGGGATTTCGTTATTGCGCATCATTTGGATTTTATCTTTTCGCTCAGGGTCTTCTGCGTGCACAGCTTGAATATTAGGATAGGTTTTACGGAGTATGGTGAGGACTTTATCCATTTTATCGATTTGGGGGAGGAAGATTAGGCACTGCTTCTGATAATCTAGCCTCCTTTTGATCCATTGGGTGACGATTGGCGGGAGTTTATCTTTCTTAAGGGATTTCTCCCAATTGCCGCACCATTTGAAAGATGGCACTGTCAAGGGATGTCGGTGATATCTGGCTGGAATGGTGACAAAATTCCTCTTCCCGCTCCGGCAATCATTCTGCCATTTTTGATTTGGGGTAGCTGTGAGATAAATCATCGAGGAATGTTCTTTGCGGGACTGGCGGACAGCATACTGAAGACTTTCGTCTGCCGTATAAGGAAAGGCATCCACTTCGTCCAGAATGACTGTATCAAAAGCCTTGTAAAAACGGAGCAGCTGATGCGTGGTAGCGATGGTTAAAGGTGCCTGGATATGTCGGTCTTCACTTCCGCCGTAGAGGACAGCCACCTGGATGCCAGGAAAAACTGCTTTTAGCCGCGGACCAAGCTCGAGTACAACATCTGTTCTTGGAGTGGCAATGCAGACTCTTTTTCCGGAAGAGAGGGCAGTGCTGATTCCTTCAAACAGAACTTCCGTCTTTCCTGCACCGCAGACAGCCCAGACGAGGAGCTCTCTATTTTCTTTCACTGCCTGCTTTACGTGATCGGAGGCAAACTGCTGTCCGGGTGAAAGAGTGCCATCCCATTCTAAGGGGGGCTCGGTTAATTCACGGTCTGGCTCAGGTCCGCACCAGCCAATCAGAGGGGTGCACTCACTGACTCTGTCCATCATGATGCACTTCCGGCAGTACGTACACTCCTTCTCACCGCATCTGGCACAAGGAAAGCCTGCGAACAATGAGCTATCTTTATTGCCGCACCTGGCACAAACTGTCTTGTTTTTGGTCTTAATTATCCCTTTTCGATAAGTAATATAGCCATTTTCATAGTGCTGATGGATTTCTTCGAATGAATGCTGAAGGTTTTCTAGTAGAAGCTGTTTTCCGTAGAGGACTTGCTGGAGTTCTTTGTTGAATGGGTAGTTTTCGTTGAGTGGCGGCTCTGGAATGGTGTCAATAGAGGATATCGGGAGGCTTTCTGGAGGAAAATCGTTTATATAGGGGGTCATTTTAGGGGTAAATCTCAATTAGTTCACCTCTTGATTAAAAAGTTTATTTCTCTATTTGCAGTTTTGCGGTTCTATTTGCAAATTCTCCGATCTATTTGCAGATTTAGGCTCGCTATTTGCATATTCAAGCTTTCTATTTGCAGGAGTCCTCAATCTATTTGCAAATCCACATCACCCCTCCCAAAAAATCTGCGCCATCCCAAAGAATGGCGCAACTCCAAACAAACATTACTTCTTCACCCAGCCAAATCCCATAGCGCCTTCACCCAGATGGGTTCCGATGACCGGACCAAAATAGCTGATCATAAACTCAACATTCGGATACTGCGCCGCAAGCTCCGCTTTCCACTCACGCGCCTCTTCTTCGCGATTGGCGTGGATAATCACCGCCTGATACGGCTCCCCGCTTTTCACATCTTCCCAGAAAAGGTCAACCATCCGCTTCATCGCTTTCTTCCGAGTGCGAATCTTTTCAAACGGAACAATTTTCTTATCTTCAAAATGAAGCAGCGGCTTGACCTGGAGCAGGCTGCCAATCAAGGCCTGTGCACTGGACAAACGTCCTCCGCGCTGAAGATGTGAAAGGTTGTCTACCATGAAATAAGCGCGAATGCTCTTTTTCATTTCCTCAAGCCGTTCCACGATTTCCTGTGGACTCTTACCGGCAGCAGCCAGTTCAGCGGCTTCAATCACATAAAACCCCTGCACCATACAGCTGATTTCGGAATCAAAGGGGAATACCTGAATATCGTCCACCATGCTCCCGGCAGTAACTGCCCCCTGAAATGTGCCGCTTATGCCGCTCGACAGATGAATCGAAATTACCGCATCATACTCTTTCGATAAATTCTCAAACAGCTCGGCAAACTCACCCACCGGCGGCTGTGAAGTTGTTGGGAGCTCTTTATGCTTCACTTCTTCATAAAAGTCTTCAGCGGTAATTTCCACTTCTTCCTGGTAAGTCTCACCGCCGAAGATCACGCTCAGCGGAATCATATGTATATTTAACTTTTCTCTTAAATGCTTAGGAATATATGCTGTACTATCCGTTACAACAGCCGTTTTCATAAATAGAGGTACCATCCTTATCTTTTTTCTCTACTGTATGTTCCATTTTATATGATAGCGGGGGAAAATGCATTAAGTTATAGAATTGGGAAGCAAATAATCCTTTGCCCCTTTATACCTACTTTTAAGAACTGGTAATTTTTTACCTTAAAATCCATCCCTTGTGTATGATAAAATGCCTTTTGTGTCTTTAATTTGTAAAGGAGCTGTAACACATTGAGTAAAAGCACTTCTTCCACAAATACCACCACATCAAATAAATATAGCTTAGATACTCTTCATCAAATGCTTAATAATGAATTAAGTAAATATAAACATATTAAAGTTCCAAATATTGACCATTCTATAAGCGGACCCGAACTTGCTTCCTGGCTGATAGACAGTTTGCCTCCAAAAGAAATTGAGCAGCTTGTTTTTATTGTGAACCAAGCCAAAAAGAGATCTTCCAATACAAAAGCTATATTTCAAACAGCCGCTGCTGCTCTTATTAAATAGCCAAGCAAAGTGATCGCTTCATTATTTGGTTATTTTTTCTTTAAAAGTGTATAAATACCTTTTAATTGCACAGCCTTTCATTTACTATTAATATTGAAGTGAATAAAGATAGGTGAAGTTTCCTCATCTATTTTTAGTTGAGGACTCGCTAAAAAAGCATTTTAAGACAAAAAAGAAAAAGCCCCTTCCAAAAAGGACTTTTTCTCTCAATAAAATTATCGCACCTCTACCCAGCCGTTCTTAATAGCCACAACAACTGCCTGAGTACGGTCATTTACATTCATTTTTTGCAGGATATTGCTCACATGGTTCTTTACCGTTTTTTCGCTTATGTATAAAGCTTCCCCAATTCCGCGGTTGCTTTTGCCATCAGCTAGGAGCTGAAGCACTTCACATTCGCGGCGTGTCAGCAAGTGAAGAGGACGGCGGATTTCCACCTGTGAATAGGAGCTGTTGCTAGTTCCCTCTGCTGCCAAGCGGCGGTACTCATTTACCAGGTTATGTGTCACTTTCGGATGTAAATAAGATCCTCCATCAGCAACAACCTTCACAGCCTCCACTAATGCATCTGCATCCATTTCTTTTAGCAGGTATCCGCTCGCTCCTGTCTTAAGTGCGTGCGTTACATAATTCTCATCATCGTGGATGGAAAGAATGATTACCTTGGATTCTGGATATTTATTAATCAGCTGGCGGGTCGCTTCCACACCATTTGTATTTGGCATATTGATATCCATGATAATCACATCTGGATCATACTCTTCGACAAGAGCCATGGCTTCACTGCCATCATCGCCTTCTGCCACTACACTAAAGCTCTTTTCGAAATCTAAAATGCGTTTTACCCCTTCTCTGAATAATTGATGGTCATCAATTATGACGATCTTTGTATTCAAATGCTTCGCCTCCCAAATCTCCAGTTCGTTTTTATCTATCTCTATTCTTAAGATGTTTCCTATTTCAATGGCACCTGAATAATGACAATGGTTCCTTTGCCTGGCTTGGAATCTATGGACATCTGGCCTTCCAAAAGTTCAAGCCTTTCACCCATCCCCATAATTCCAAAAGAGCCCGGACGCTTCTCACGTATATTGAACCCTTTCCCGTCGTCTTTAATGACTACAGCTACCCTAGAATTATTAATCTCTATTTTCACTTGAATTTCTTTAGCTTCCGCATGCTTGAGAGCATTTGTCACAGACTCTTGAATCAGACGGAACAATGCAACTTCATATTGTGGCGGCAGTCGCCTTTCTTCGCCAACATTCGCGAAATATATCTTTGTACTCCTGTGATACTCTTCGATCGTTGTTAAGTATTTTTTGAGGGTGGGTATTAATCCCAAATCATCAAGAGCCATCGGACGCAAGTCATAAATAATCCTGCGGACTTCATATAAAGCATTTCGGACCATTTTTTTCAGGTCTTTTATTTCCGTAATGGCTTCATCAGCACCGCGTTCTTTGTATACCCGCTCAATTAAATCGGATCTCATCATGACATTCGCCATCATCTGGGCAGGTCCGTCATGGATCTCACGGGATACTCTTTTCCGCTCTTCTTCCTGTGCTTCGATGATCTTCAGGCCAAAATCCTGTTTGAGTTTCGCGTCTTCAATGATTTCTCCCATTTGTTTCAAATCACTTGTCAGATAGTTCATCACAACCGTTATTTGAGAAATAAGGACTTCCGCTCTATCAATAGTGTCGTTAACACCTATAAGCCTTCTTTCAATATCATCACGGCGATCCCTCAGCTGTTTTTCAAGCTGACGGTTCATGGATAAATCCATTTGCAGCTGATGGGCCTTCTCATATGCTTCACGCACTTCAGACTCTGAATAATCCTTAAAATGCATGCTTACTTCAGAAAGGCGCTTTCTTGCAAACCGGGTTTGCACTTCAAGCCGATCCCCTTCTTCAATTACCTTAAGAACCATTTGCTTAACTTCCATCAATTCTTCCGTCAAAGTCTTATGGTCATTACGGCATTGCTCACCTATACGGAATATTTCATCTTTACTGGTACCTACTGTTTGAACCATTTTTTCAAGAATAAGATCCAGAGTCTTGGAATCGAATTTCTTAATACTCATTTACACTCCTCCAAGGGCGCAGCCCTTCCGCTATGTACCTTTATTTTAGCGCTAAATGAGCAAAGATACTATCTTTCCAGTCTGAAAATTATACCAAGTTACCTAAAATTCGGTAAAAAGGCTTAGACTTGTGATTTCACCCCATGTCTTATATCCTATAAAAAAGTAGGGTAAACATGACTACCAGGGAAAATAATATGTATATTTATACCACTTAAAGATTAAAATCGGCACATTTTTTTATTATAGCAGCATAAACATCAGAATTGCTTACATTATAACATGGGAAAAAATGTTCTATATTAAAGTTTCATTACATTCTGTTGAAAATTGTGTGTTTCAAACTTTGTCGATTTATAATGAAATAGGTCAATTTTTAGTTTATTTTAGAGAAACTGGAAGGAGCGGTTTACATGCTGCCTCATTACTATACAGTTAAGGGATATGGAGAAAACGAAATAATAATAGATAAATCCCGATTTATTGCACATGTATCCCGAGCGAATTCAGAAGAGGAAGCACAGGAATTTATCCAATCTATAAAGAAAAAACATTATAATGCCACACATAATTGCTCTGCCTATTTAATAGGGGAAAATGATCAAATTCAAAAGGCGAATGATGACGGAGAGCCGAGCGGCACGGCTGGTGTTCCGATATTAGAGGTGTTGAAGAAAAAAAAGCTGAAGGATTCCGTTGTAGTCGTAACCCGATACTTTGGCGGTATAAAGCTTGGCGCAGGCGGCCTGATTCGCGCCTATGGGAAAGCAACTTCGGAAGGATTGCAAACAACCGGGATTGTCGAAAGAGAACTAGTCACGATCATGCATACCAAAATAGACTATACCTGGCTTGGAAAAATAGAGAATGAACTCCGGTCCTCCATATATCCGATTAAGGAAATCCACTACCTTGAATCAGTAGAGATTGAAACCTATGTTAAGGACGAACTCATTGACTCTTTCACCAGCTGGATGACGGAATTAACGAATGGCCAAAGCCAAACAACCGCTGGAAATAAACTATACTTGGAAACACAGATTTAATCGTTTACTATATCGTGAAAATTCGATAAAATTAACTATTGCTAACGATAAATTCTTAAATAAAGTAGGGATAATATATGTCTGGTACCAGAATTGTCAGGCGCAAGAAGAAAAAGCTCAGAATTTGGCGAGTACTCCTGCTGTTGACACTCATTACGGTTATTGGCGGCGGAACATACTTCGCCTACAACCTATATTCTCATGCCAACAGCGCCTCCAGTAAGATTTTTCAGGAGTTGGATAGAAGTAAAATTCCGAATCACCGAACAGAGGAAGTCGAAATTACCAAGGATCCTTTCACCGTTCTAGTCGTTGGAATAGAAGATCAAGAGGGTGGAGAACGTTCAGATGTAATGATGCTGGCAACGGTCAATCCAAAAACAGAAGAAGTTTACCTGCTGAGCATCCCCCGTGACACAAGAACATATATAGAAGACCTCGGCTATAAGACAAAATTAAATCATTCCTATGGCGCAGGCGGTATTGAGACAACCATTGCTACGATCAATGATATGATTGATATTCCGATTGATTATTATATAACCACTAACTTTGACGGTTTTGAGGATATTGTCGATACATTTGACGGCGTAACCGTAGATGTACCATTTACCTTCGATGCCCAGCTGACAGGCAGCTTAAAATGGAAGACTTATTATGAAGGCAAAATGAACCTAAATGGAAATGAAGCACTTGCTTATGTAAGAATGAGAAAAGCGGATCCACGCGGAGACCATGGGAGAAATGAGCGCCAGCAGCAAGTCATAAAAGCGATCATTGATAAAGGCACTTCGTTCTCATCCATTACGAAAATTGATGATGTAATGGATGACTTAGGGAAGAATGTCAAGACGAATATCCCGCCATCAAAATTTGCAAGCTTTGTAAAATTATATTCTAAAATCAAAGACACCAAAATCCAGAACCTTACTCTAAATGGTACGGATGAATATATAGACGGTGTATATTATTATATTCCAGATAAAGATTCTCTATTTGAAATTAATAGTACCCTTGAAACAGCACTTGCCATATCAGATGGCACATCATTATCTGACTCTGAATTTGGGAATGAATCTAATTCAGAATATGATTCAAACTCTGAATCCGGATACGATTCTAATGAATCGGAAACGGAATATAATTCAGAAGAAAATTCTGAGTATCAATCTGAAAGTGAAACAGATACAGACTATAATTCAGACTCAAATTATTAATAAATCTACTTCTTAGGAAGCTTTCTAAATGGAGAGCTTCCTTTTTTGTTATATATTTCCTTCATTTCTACTAAAAACATAGATTGGAACATTTGACATTTTTTGATAGAATATGACATGGGTCTTAAAAACTATTAAAATGGAGGTTTATCGTGAAGAAAATTATTGCTTCTTCTGTTTTGGCTACTGCAGCGTTGCTTCCCAACTTTACATATGCAGAAGAAACAACATATCCTGCCAGTATGACAACGGATTCTGCTGTTGAAATCAGAAAAGGAACAACGCCTGATGATCAGGTTGTAACTACCTTGCCTGATGGAGAAAGTGTAGTAGTAGTTGATGAATTTACAAATTCATCAGGTGAACTTTGGTACAAGGTTGAAAGTGATGGCATTTCAGGGTGGGGACTCTCTACAGGATTCCAAGAGGCAGACGCATCTCTTGTTGGCCAGGATGCAGTTTCTACTGGTTCGAATGTAAATGTCAGAAGAGGAGCATCAACCTCTTATGAAGTAATTGGCAAGCTAACACTTGGCCAGAAAGTAAAAGTCATCGATCAGCACGCAAACAGCCAAGGCGAGCTTTGGTATAGAATTTCATTTAATGGCCAGTTAGGCTGGGTAATAGCAGATTTCCTAAAAGCGGACTCAGGCTCAACAGAACCGCCTCCCTCTGAACCTGCCATTATCAAGAAAACAGTGCAGGTTGACAGTGCCGCGGTACGAAGAGGCGCTTCTTCTGATTATCAAGCGGTTGCCACTTTAAGCAAAAATCAGGAAGTTTCGATCATTGCTGAATATAAAAATTCAAAAGGCGAGCTTTGGTATCGGGTAGACTTGGGCAGTGTGATCGGCTGGGTAATTAGCTCTGCTTTTGTAAAACCGGCTTATACAATCACCACTAAGACAGTGCTAGTTGAAAAGGCTGATGTACGCAGGGGCGCTTCCTCTGACTATGAGTCAGTGGCAACTTTGAGCAAAAACCAAGGAGTGAAAGTCATCGGGGAACATAAAAACTCCAAAGGTGAGCTCTGGTACCGCGTGGATCTTGGCAGCAATATTGTCGGCTGGGTCATCAACACCGCTTTTATAGCCCCCCCTTATACTGTGACCACCAAAGTGGTACAAATTGAGAAGACTGCCGTACGCAGAGGGGCTTCCTCTGATTATGAGTCAGTCTCTACCTTAAGCAAAAATCAATCGGTCAAAGTCATCGGGGAACATAAAAACTCCAAAGGCGAACTCTGGTACCGAGTGGACATTGGCAGCAATATCATCGGCTGGGTCATCAGCTCCGCTTTTGTTGTACCTCCTTATACTGTGACAACTAAGGTAGTACAAGTTGAGAAGACTGCCGTACGCAGAGGGGCTTCCTCTGATTATGAATCAGTCTCTACCTTAAGCAAAAATCAATCGGTCAAAGTCATCGGGGAACATAAAAACTCCAAAGGCGAACTCTGGTACCGAGTGGACATTGGCAGCAATATCATCGGCTGGGTCATCAGTTCCGCTTTTGATAAACCACAATATTCAATCACGACTAAAGTGGTACAAGTTGAAAGTGCTGCTGTACGCAGAGGTGCATCTTCCAGCTATGAAGCTGTAGCAGCAGTAAGCAGGAATCAAGAGATTAAAATTATCGACGAATTTACAAATTCAAGCGGTGAGCTTTGGTATAGAGCAGACCTTGGAGATGTTATCGGCTGGGTTAACAGCACTGCTTTTGAAAAACCTCAACCAGGCACTATCTCATTAAGTGGAACTTATTACGTCGGCAATCGGAATACAAATCTATATTCCGGCGCTACATATGATTATAGAGTGGTAGAAAGGCTAAACTTCACAGGAAAAGTGACCGTTTTGAGCGGGTTTATAAACGACTCTCTGCAAACTTGGGCTAGGGTAAGCACTTCGACTGGAAATACTGGATGGGTTCCTTTAAAAGACTTAGTCAAATCAACATCAGAACTGGATTATGTATATGCGTTGAGCAGCGCAGCATTAAGAAGAGGTGCATCAACCTCATACGGTATAGCTGCTCCACTAAAAGCAGATGAACCTCTGCTCGTTCTCAGCAAATTGAATGGATGGTTAAACGTTGAAACCGCTGCAGGAATACGCGGATGGATTCTGGAGTCCCAAACTTCCGAGGTTTCGCTGAAACGGCTGGCTTCCCCTTCTACTTACACAGAGGGCAATGCAAACTATCTGGTATGGAAAAAACCAACAAACTTTGACTTTACTTATTCAAAGTTATCGGATTATCGCTTAAAGCTGACGCAAGGCATAACAGATGCAGAATTGCCTAACTTTAAAATAAAAGGAATCAAAACAGTTGAAACGGTACAATCAACATCCACCGAAAAGGCGGTCATTTTAACCTTTGAACCTGGCTATACCTTCACTATTCGAGATTATAGCGATAAAGTTACCATTAAGGTAATCCCTACAGGTTTATTAGGAAAGCAAATCGTTATTGATGCCGGACATGGCGGAAAAGATGCAGGTGCTATTGGTCCAACTGGCCTAATGGAAAAGGATGTTAATCTAGCCACTGCTTTATTATTAAAATCCGAGCTTGAAAGAAACGGTGCATCTGTTTTATTAACACGAAGCAGAGATATTTTCCTCGAGCTTGCCGAAAGAACAGCTATTGCTAATTCCAGCACTTATGATGCCTTTATCAGTATTCATGCAGATTCTTTCTCAAGCACATCCAGAGGTTCAACAACGTTCTTTAACTCAACTGTGAACTTTAACGGCCCTATTAGCGAGGAACTAGCCGATTCTGTTCAAAAGTACATGGTATCATCACTCGGCACCTATAACAGAGGTGTTAAG
It encodes the following:
- a CDS encoding EAL domain-containing protein, yielding MKELNSQEDDINPKDMTEYYIHQMELTKIKNNLNQAQKIANIGSLEYDVEADKGFWTDQLFRIFGLKPQKDFFPDYQMYLSYLHQDDRPAFEKQFKRLLKEKDSVDLVCRMIRQDGEERYIHHRADYFADGDRSPKIIATIQDITEKRRMEEKLYENERKIGQIYENLDVGIYSADLLERKVLHFSRGVEGIFGYTAEEFIADFDLWNNVIHPEDMQVVEAERVKLLNGNSIRYQYRIVHKSGEFRWINDHSIPYLNEKGELIRVDGFVTDITEQKWLEKRMRRMAFYDHLTDLPNRRYFDQKLQTLIEDAEHQGFAILFFDLQRLKQINDTFGHSSGDELLRLVSQRMKEKLNSVCFSARISGDQFAVIKEPIQEKEDPAQLAESINQIFSEPFHINSFELSITPSIGISLYPDNGSTADELVRNTESSLYHAKQKGNNRFQAYHPSMDIESYKLFTLEQDMRKALQNDEFFLEYQPRVDTKTRKILSAEALLRWNHPEWGRVSPLEFIPVAEETGLIVDIGEYVIRKVCRQIHSWKESGLPIVPISVNISPLSFLKSCFVSTIKAALDENCLDASLLEIELTESSLINYSENVIAVLKELGEMGVKIALDDFGTGYSSITQLKKYKFDVLKIDKTFIQAMDKNAEDAIITANLIQLAHGLNMKVVAEGVETFEQFYSLRKNECDQIQGYLFSKPIPPSAFEQNLLIGTLKPRNIKEDNVFKGLRKYVRVEFPYPLEADMTILELNSKPVKMGSTKILIEDMSAGGVKFVSKMKLPVRKDIILLIETKLSGEDLSYTGTIVRKAEISDALTNYGFQFIIEEAPRAELTGMLDILQSQLEQDLPVPESRFIEIASSQQYFE
- a CDS encoding ComF family protein, with translation MTINCLICHEEILSVVSWTTLWSRPKENCLCQTCTDKLPVIKGDTCGKCSRPFSTLDPQFRKGNLCKDCVRWNQDTVWSGQLDKNHSIFGYDDFLKETIARYKFRGDYILAKAFSPFIIERLQSLHFDFLVPIPLSPERIYERGFNQSSALIQEAGFTTVELLQRSHSEKQSKKSRKERIHLTQVFELFPETAVKDKNILLIDDIYTTGSTLYHAAKVLKERGAASVCSFTLARG
- a CDS encoding DEAD/DEAH box helicase; translated protein: MTPYINDFPPESLPISSIDTIPEPPLNENYPFNKELQQVLYGKQLLLENLQHSFEEIHQHYENGYITYRKGIIKTKNKTVCARCGNKDSSLFAGFPCARCGEKECTYCRKCIMMDRVSECTPLIGWCGPEPDRELTEPPLEWDGTLSPGQQFASDHVKQAVKENRELLVWAVCGAGKTEVLFEGISTALSSGKRVCIATPRTDVVLELGPRLKAVFPGIQVAVLYGGSEDRHIQAPLTIATTHQLLRFYKAFDTVILDEVDAFPYTADESLQYAVRQSRKEHSSMIYLTATPNQKWQNDCRSGKRNFVTIPARYHRHPLTVPSFKWCGNWEKSLKKDKLPPIVTQWIKRRLDYQKQCLIFLPQIDKMDKVLTILRKTYPNIQAVHAEDPERKDKIQMMRNNEIPMLLTTTILERGVTFPNVDVAVLGAEDRIFTESALVQIAGRVGRSAQFPTGDITFFHYGKTESMVKARKQILKMNTEAKKKGLIDY
- a CDS encoding DegV family protein; translation: MKTAVVTDSTAYIPKHLREKLNIHMIPLSVIFGGETYQEEVEITAEDFYEEVKHKELPTTSQPPVGEFAELFENLSKEYDAVISIHLSSGISGTFQGAVTAGSMVDDIQVFPFDSEISCMVQGFYVIEAAELAAAGKSPQEIVERLEEMKKSIRAYFMVDNLSHLQRGGRLSSAQALIGSLLQVKPLLHFEDKKIVPFEKIRTRKKAMKRMVDLFWEDVKSGEPYQAVIIHANREEEAREWKAELAAQYPNVEFMISYFGPVIGTHLGEGAMGFGWVKK
- a CDS encoding response regulator — protein: MNTKIVIIDDHQLFREGVKRILDFEKSFSVVAEGDDGSEAMALVEEYDPDVIIMDINMPNTNGVEATRQLINKYPESKVIILSIHDDENYVTHALKTGASGYLLKEMDADALVEAVKVVADGGSYLHPKVTHNLVNEYRRLAAEGTSNSSYSQVEIRRPLHLLTRRECEVLQLLADGKSNRGIGEALYISEKTVKNHVSNILQKMNVNDRTQAVVVAIKNGWVEVR
- a CDS encoding sensor histidine kinase; translated protein: MSIKKFDSKTLDLILEKMVQTVGTSKDEIFRIGEQCRNDHKTLTEELMEVKQMVLKVIEEGDRLEVQTRFARKRLSEVSMHFKDYSESEVREAYEKAHQLQMDLSMNRQLEKQLRDRRDDIERRLIGVNDTIDRAEVLISQITVVMNYLTSDLKQMGEIIEDAKLKQDFGLKIIEAQEEERKRVSREIHDGPAQMMANVMMRSDLIERVYKERGADEAITEIKDLKKMVRNALYEVRRIIYDLRPMALDDLGLIPTLKKYLTTIEEYHRSTKIYFANVGEERRLPPQYEVALFRLIQESVTNALKHAEAKEIQVKIEINNSRVAVVIKDDGKGFNIREKRPGSFGIMGMGERLELLEGQMSIDSKPGKGTIVIIQVPLK
- a CDS encoding YigZ family protein gives rise to the protein MLPHYYTVKGYGENEIIIDKSRFIAHVSRANSEEEAQEFIQSIKKKHYNATHNCSAYLIGENDQIQKANDDGEPSGTAGVPILEVLKKKKLKDSVVVVTRYFGGIKLGAGGLIRAYGKATSEGLQTTGIVERELVTIMHTKIDYTWLGKIENELRSSIYPIKEIHYLESVEIETYVKDELIDSFTSWMTELTNGQSQTTAGNKLYLETQI